From a region of the Rhodococcus sp. 4CII genome:
- a CDS encoding aromatic amino acid ammonia-lyase, whose amino-acid sequence MTRKDPRSTEEPQPPVPVLLDGAQLTVDQLTTLAREPVAVEPAPATLEHARRSWETAVRIAARQPIYGRTTGVGGNRDTSVSDGVEQDLRLLRSHATGSGPSLPDHVVRAAMIIRVNQILNGGSGLHPDIVTALIDAVAADELPIVHARGAIGTGDLSAFSEIALGLMGETPLRDGRSVSRWTAHQGDALPLISTNAMTVALAATATDSVANWLEHSLIVGVLSLLATRSSVEPFAARVQAARRHLGQEEVAGRVRELLTGHPVTAARVQDSYGFRALPQILGATWQALQRLRATLAIEMNSSSENPLISVEDDAVFHNGNFHGMPIALAVDEAKLALSSAALLSQCRLANLSDPAVTGLRPFLADGPAGSSGTMLLEYTTSAAIAEIRMAAAPGSLGHTVISRGTEDHASFASQAATQLTDILAQARIVLACELISAVRALGQQHRDLDTGTELGAYLHRARTCLDPRTTDRPLSDDLKAAVKFLETMPNPEKDTAR is encoded by the coding sequence ATGACCCGGAAAGATCCCCGCTCGACCGAGGAACCGCAGCCGCCCGTTCCGGTGCTGCTCGACGGCGCCCAGCTGACCGTCGATCAGCTCACGACCCTCGCCCGGGAACCCGTCGCGGTCGAGCCTGCCCCCGCCACGCTCGAGCATGCACGCCGTTCCTGGGAGACCGCGGTGCGGATCGCCGCACGACAGCCCATCTACGGACGCACCACAGGAGTCGGGGGAAATCGGGACACGTCCGTCTCCGACGGCGTCGAACAGGACCTCCGGCTTCTCCGCAGCCACGCCACGGGGTCGGGTCCCTCGTTGCCGGATCACGTGGTCCGGGCCGCCATGATCATTCGCGTCAACCAGATCCTCAACGGCGGATCCGGTCTGCACCCCGACATCGTGACGGCGTTGATCGACGCCGTCGCTGCCGACGAACTGCCCATCGTGCACGCCCGCGGCGCGATCGGCACCGGAGACCTCAGCGCGTTCTCGGAGATCGCGCTCGGGCTGATGGGTGAGACACCGCTGCGGGACGGCCGGTCGGTGAGCCGATGGACGGCGCACCAGGGTGACGCCCTCCCCCTGATCTCGACCAACGCGATGACCGTCGCACTCGCGGCCACCGCCACCGACAGCGTGGCGAACTGGCTCGAGCACTCGCTGATCGTCGGCGTGCTGTCGCTGCTGGCGACGCGCAGTTCCGTCGAGCCGTTCGCAGCGCGGGTGCAGGCCGCCCGCAGGCACCTCGGCCAGGAAGAGGTGGCCGGCCGGGTCCGCGAGCTTCTCACCGGCCACCCCGTGACGGCCGCCCGGGTGCAGGATTCCTACGGGTTCCGCGCCCTCCCCCAGATCCTCGGAGCCACCTGGCAGGCGCTGCAACGGCTGCGGGCCACCCTCGCGATCGAAATGAATTCGTCCTCCGAGAACCCCCTCATCTCCGTCGAGGACGACGCCGTATTCCACAACGGGAACTTCCACGGGATGCCGATCGCCCTCGCCGTGGACGAGGCCAAACTCGCGCTGTCGAGCGCGGCACTGCTGTCGCAGTGCAGGCTGGCCAACCTGTCGGATCCGGCGGTCACCGGTCTGCGACCGTTCCTGGCCGACGGTCCGGCCGGCAGCAGCGGCACCATGCTGCTGGAATACACGACGTCCGCGGCGATCGCGGAGATCCGGATGGCCGCCGCACCGGGCTCCCTCGGGCACACGGTCATCTCCCGCGGCACCGAGGACCACGCGAGCTTCGCGTCCCAGGCCGCCACCCAGCTCACCGACATCCTCGCCCAGGCGCGGATCGTCCTCGCGTGCGAATTGATCTCGGCGGTGCGGGCCCTCGGCCAGCAACACCGCGACCTCGACACCGGCACCGAACTCGGCGCCTACCTGCACCGCGCGCGCACGTGCCTGGACCCCCGGACAACCGACCGTCCCCTGAGCGACGACCTGAAAGCAGCGGTGAAGTTTCTGGAAACGATGCCGAACCCGGAGAAAGACACAGCTCGGTAG